The Populus trichocarpa isolate Nisqually-1 chromosome 11, P.trichocarpa_v4.1, whole genome shotgun sequence genome has a segment encoding these proteins:
- the LOC18103036 gene encoding nonsense-mediated mRNA decay factor SMG7-like isoform X4, with protein sequence MDTNSLLKDQKEKPSLLVEVANLEKQLWTLVHTRGLLYSNVQDLYRKICSSYEKLILSDHRLEELQDTEYSLWKLHYRHIDEFRKRIKKFSANRETITFVTPQSKLAAQRSSDNHVDGFKSFLSEATEFYQNLFFKIKRYYGLPEDFSFHRNGGNSASPEPNKMQKLQFLCHRFLVCLGDLARYREQCEKSDTQNHKWSVAVAHYLEATIIWPDSGNPQNQLAVLATYVGDEFLALYHCIRSLAVKDPFPDAWNNLILLFERNRSSHLHYLSSEACFDFLRPSESSVWTEAQSANDFLNCKPLKAEDEGSRETHLWPLIIRTISFFFIKSSFEDFPCTFASTIKELDVLMALDDATLKTAMESYQHMNSARSGPFRTLQFISLLIFVIENLINIPDEKDSKGKTEVHQIALIQAAVAASFIFMGRLTDRCLKADLLDSCPLLPALLVFVEWLARILDELETHGSDDKSTSSMSYFFGVFLELLNQFDINSGEVEPPHSIALWEDYELRGFAPVAHSQVPLDFTSHWGHRDSFETGTRYRANRIIDAAMKIADRTNNSHKWIFYDKSGRRFSVAESNKFQDRKELEKMGSASTVVQEKDPNQQILQSTEKSEKVILEEKPSSPVVNGKSISLEEEEVILFKPLTRYNSAPLYRSITSNDQTPSEDTGDQVVPADECLRRATSLLIAQNQRQGDPSAFHSDLTNFRCIKPVKQQEPPLKDTADHLVSEAPNSHGTPSLSTSISAGPPSLNAWVLNRGLSNERVKGKGDMSRHSLAPIQEMASASMNDLSISETDSVISSTHEHLTPHYSSPPYSAPVPSAPFLPDDAVWLNGIQSTFTDYNSSGTINRTNSNYFDTSQVSGYSNWTGSHQPLHHGPGIPGFMDAYTPVRRMTSSEWLRQYRESQNPERTTSHLWPVHSYTIGNTGNFHDISRSGLFNQWATPVASNQLVYEGSPPMLPGFPPVHGTDDQRNKFFYGYQRPNPYGCGGMNEPEPLLQYLKEKEWLLQQDPTFRGPTYMGS encoded by the exons ATGGATACTAATTCACTTCTTAAAGATCAGAAAGAAAAACCAAGTCTTCTTGTTGAG GTTGCTAATTTAGAAAAACAGCTGTGGACACTAGTCCATACGAGAGGTCTTTTGTACTCCAATGTTCAAGACTTGTATCGAAAAATATGCTCTAGTTATGAGAAATTAATTCTCAGTGATCACAGACTGGAGGAGCTTCAAGATACTGAATATTCTCTGTGGAAGCTTCACTATAGACATATTGATGAATTTCGTAAACGAATAAAGAAATTTTCTGCTAACAGGGAGACTATAACGTTTGTGACACCACAAAGTAAGTTGGCTGCACAGAGAAGCAGTGATAACCATGTTGATGGATTTAAATCATTTCTGTCTGAAGCAACtgaattttatcaaaatcttttcttcaaaatcaaaagatattATGGTCTCCCAGAAGATTTTTCCTTCCATAGAAACGGTGGCAATTCTGCTTCCCCTGAGCCCAACAAAATGCAGAAACTACAATTTTTATGCCATCGCTTTTTAGTTTGTCTGGGGGATCTTGCTAGATACAGAGAACAATGTGAAAAATCTGACACGCAGAACCACAAGTGGTCAGTTGCAGTCGCTCATTACTTGGAAGCAACAATAATTTGGCCCGACAGTGGAAACCCCCAAAATCAG TTGGCAGTGTTGGCAACATATGTCGGTGATGAGTTCCTAGCTTTGTACCACTGCATAAGAAGTTTAGCTGTTAAAGATCCTTTCCCTGATGCATGGAATAACCTTATTTTACTGTTTGAAAGA AACAGGTCATCTCATTTACATTACCTTTCTAGTGAGGCCTGCTTTGATTTCTTACGACCATCTGAAAGTAGCGTCTGGACTGAAGCACAATCCGctaatgattttttgaattgcAAGCCTCTGAAAGCTGAAGATGAAGGCTCAAGGGAGACACATTTATGGCCTCTAATCATTAGAACAATAAGTTTCTTCTTCATAAAATCCAG TTTTGAGGACTTTCCTTGTACTTTTGCATCTACTATTAAAGAGCTGGATGTGTTGATGGCACTAGATGATGCAACGTTAAAAACTGCAATGGAGTCATATCAGCATATGAATTCAGCCAGGAGTGGTCCTTTTAGAACCCTTCAATTTATCTCATTACTCATCTTTGTCATTGAGAATCTAATAAATATCCCAGATGAAAAAGATTCAAAGGGTAAAACTGAAGTCCATCAAATTGCGTTAATACAAGCTGCAGTGGCTGCTTCATTCATTTTCATGGGACGTCTTACTGATAGATGTTTGAAGGCAGATTTGTTGGACTCTTGCCCACTTTTACCAGCTTTGCTTGTTTTTGTGGAGTGGTTAGCTCGTATTCTTGATGAACTCGAAACACATGGATCTGATGATAAAAGTACAAGTTCTATGTCTTATTTCTTTGGAGTGTTTCTTGAACTTTTGAATCAGTTTGACATTAATAGTGGTGAAGTCGAGCCTCCACACAGTATTGCTCTTTGGGAAGACTACGAGTTGAGAGGCTTTGCACCAGTAGCTCATTCACAGGTGCCATTAGATTTTACAAGTCATTGGGGACACAGAGACAGTTTTGAAACTGGAACTCGATACCGTGCGAATCgcatcattgatgctgcaatgAAGATTGCAGATAGAACAAACAATAGTCACAAGTGGATCTTCTATGATAAATCTGGAAGAAGATTTTCTGTTGCTgaatcaaataaatttcaagacAGGAAAGAGCTGGAAAAGATGGGGTCTGCTAGTACTGTTGTTCAAGAGAAAGATCCCAACCAGCAAATTTTACAATCAACAGAAAAAAGTGAGAAGGTAATCCTTGAGGAGAAACCAAGTAGCCCTGTTGTGAATGGAAAATCCATTTCATTAGAGGAGGAAGAAGTCATTCTCTTCAAGCCACTCACAAGATACAATTCTGCACCACTTTATAGGTCTATCACCTCCAATGATCAAACACCTTCAGAAGACACTGGGGACCAGGTCGTGCCTGCTGATGAATGCTTGCGACGTGCTACGTCACTACTAATAGCACAAAACCAGCGGCAGGGTGATCCTTCAGCATTCCATTCTGACCTCACCAATTTCAGGTGCATCAAACCAGTGAAACAGCAGGAGCCTCCCCTAAAGGATACAGCAGACCACCTGGTTTCAGAAGCTCCTAACTCTCATGGGACTCCGTCTCTCAGCACCTCCATTTCTGCTGGGCCACCCTCACTCAATGCTTGGGTTCTCAATAGAGGTTTGAGCAATGAAAGGGTGAAAGGTAAAGGTGACATGAGTAGACATAGCTTGGCACCTATTCAGGAAATGGCTTCAGCATCCATGAATGATCTCTCTATCAGTGAAACTGACTCTGTAATTAGTTCCACGCATGAACATTTGACCCCACATTACTCTTCTCCTCCTTATTCAGCTCCAGTGCCGTCTGCCCCATTTCTTCCTGATGATGCTGTGTGGCTTAATGGCATCCAATCTACTTTCACTGACTACAATAGCTCGGGAACTATCAACAGAActaattctaattattttgacACATCTCAAGTGAGTGGCTATTCAAATTGGACTGGTTCTCATCAACCTCTTCATCACGGTCCTGGAATTCCAGGCTTCATGGATGCATACACACCAGTGCGTCGAATGACTTCTTCTGAATGGCTTCGTCAGTACAGGGAAAGTCAGAATCCTGAGCGCACCACTAGTCACTTATGGCCAGTACATTCTTACACCATTGGGAACACTGGAAACTTCCACGACATATCCAGGTCCGGTCTTTTTAATCAGTGGGCAACTCCTGTGGCTTCTAATCAATTGGTTTATGAAGGGAGCCCGCCAATGCTTCCAGGTTTTCCTCCTGTTCATGGAACTGATGATCAAAGGAACAAATTCTTTTATGGTTATCAAAGACCGAACCCTTATGGATGTGGTGGCATGAATGAGCCAGAACCACTCTTGCAGTATCTCAAGGAGAAAGAATGGCTGCTCCAGCAGGATCCAACGTTCAGAGGTCCTACATATATGGGAAGTTGA